The following coding sequences are from one Lolium rigidum isolate FL_2022 chromosome 6, APGP_CSIRO_Lrig_0.1, whole genome shotgun sequence window:
- the LOC124659608 gene encoding acetolactate synthase 1, chloroplastic — translation MATATSTAVAFSGATAALPKPRTLPRHLLPSSRRALAAPIRCSAVSPSPSPSPAPPATALRPWGPSEPRKGADILVEALERCGISDVFAYPGGASMEIHQALTRSPLITNHLFRHEQGEAFAASGYARASGRVGVCVATSGPGATNLVSALADALLDSIPMVAITGQVPRRMIGTDAFQETPIVEVTRSITKHNYLVLDVEDIPRVIQEAFFLASSGRPGPVLVDIPKDIQQQMAVPVWDAPMSLPGYIARLPKPPATELLEQVLRLVGEARRPILYVGGGCSASGEELRRFVELTGIPVTTTLMGLGNFPSDDPLSLRMLGMHGTVYANYAVDKADLLLAFGVRFDDRVTGKIEAFASRSKIVHIDIDPAEIGKNKQPHVSICADVKLALQGMNALLTGSKAHKSFDFGSWHEELEQQKREFPLGYKTFGEAIPPQYAIQVLDELTKGEAIIATGVGQHQMWAAQYYTYKRPRQWLSSAGLGAMGFGLPAAAGAAVANPGVTVVDIDGDGSFLMNIQELALIRIENLPVKVMILNNQHLGMVVQWEDRFYKANRAHTYLGNPENESEIYPDFVTIAKGFNVPAVRVTKRSEVRAAIKKMLETPGPYLLDIIVPHQEHVLPMIPSGGAFKDIIMEGDGRIAY, via the coding sequence atggccactGCCACTTCCACAGCCGTCGCCTTCTCGGGTGCCACCGCCGCCTTGCCCAAACCACGCACTCTCCCGCGTCACCTACTGCCCTCCTCACGCCGCGCCCTCGCCGCCCCCATCAGGTGCTCCGCGGTGTCCCCTTCGCCTTCGCCCTCGCCCGCCCCTCCCGCCACCGCGCTCCGTCCATGGGGCCCGTCCGAGCCCCGCAAGGGCGCCGACATCCTCGTCGAGGCCCTCGAGCGCTGCGGCATCAGCGACGTCTTCGCCTACCCGGGCGGCGCCTCAATGGAGATCCACCAGGCGCTCACGCGCTCGCCGCTCATCACCAACCACCTCTTCCGCCACGAGCAGGGGGAGGCCTTCGCGGCGTCCGGGTACGCCCGCGCGTCCGGCCGCGTCGGGGTCTGCGTCGCCACCTCCGGCCCGGGGGCCACCAACCTCGTCTCCGCGCTCGCCGACGCCCTCCTCGACTCCATCCCCATGGTGGCCATCACGGGGCAGGTCCCGCGCCGCATGATCGGCACGGACGCCTTCCAGGAGACGCCCATCGTCGAGGTCACCCGCTCCATCACCAAGCACAACTACCTCGTCCTCGACGTCGAGGACATCCCCCGCGTCATCCAGGAGGCCTTCTTCCTCGCCTCCTCTGGCCGCCCGGGCCCGGTGCTCGTCGACATCCCCAAGGACATCCAGCAGCAGATGGCTGTGCCTGTCTGGGACGCGCCCATGAGTCTGCCAGGCTACATTGCCCGCCTGCCTAAGCCGCCGGCTACTGAATTGCTTGAGCAGGTCCTGCGTCTGGTTGGCGAGGCGAGACGCCCGATTCTCTATGTTGGCGGTGGCTGCTCTGCGTCCGGAGAGGAGCTGCGCCGCTTTGTTGAGCTCACCGGGATCCCAGTTACAACTACCCTCATGGGTCTTGGCAACTTCCCCAGCGACGACCCGCTGTCTCTGCGTATGCTTGGGATGCATGGCACTGTGTACGCAAACTACGCCGTAGATAAGGCTGACCTGTTGCTTGCGTTTGGTGTGAGGTTTGATGATCGCGTGACTGGGAAAATCGAGGCTTTTGCAAGCAGGTCCAAGATTGTGCACATTGACATTGATCCAGCTGAGATTGGCAAGAACAAGCAGCCGCATGTCTCCATTTGTGCAGATGTCAAGCTCGCTTTGCAGGGCATGAATGCTCTGCTAACTGGGAGCAAAGCACACAAGAGTTTCGATTTTGGTTCCTGGCATGAGGAGTTGGAGCAGCAGAAAAGGGAGTTTCCTCTGGGATACAAAACTTTCGGGGAGGCCATCCCACCGCAATATGCTATCCAGGTGCTGGATGAGCTCACCAAAGGCGAGGCCATCATTGCCACTGGTGTTGGGCAGCACCAGATGTGGGCGGCTCAGTATTACACTTACAAGCGCCCACGGCAGTGGCTGTcttcggccggtctgggggcaatGGGGTTTGGGTTGCCAGCTGCAGCTGGCGCCGCTGTGGCTAACCCAGGGGTCACAGTTGTTGACATTGATGGGGATGGTAGCTTCCTCATGAACATTCAGGAGTTGGCGCTGATTCGTATTGAGAACCTCCCAGTTAAGGTGATGATATTGAACAACCAGCATCTTGGAATGGTGGTGCAGTGGGAGGACAGGTTTTACAAGGCCAATCGGGCGCATACATACCTTGGGAACCCAGAAAATGAGAGTGAGATATATCCAGATTTTGTGACCATTGCTAAAGGGTTCAATGTTCCTGCAGTTCGGGTGACAAAGAGGAGTGAAGTCCGTGCAGCCATCAAGAAGATGCTTGAGACTCCTGGGCCATACTTGTTGGATATCATCGTCCCTCACCAGGAGCATGTGCTGCCTATGATCCCTAGCGGTGGTGCTTTTAAGGACATTATCATGGAAGGTGATGGCAGGATTGCGTATTAA
- the LOC124662196 gene encoding protein PLASTID MOVEMENT IMPAIRED 1-RELATED 1-like, with protein MSSRRPPPAAADRAAEAGDAALARDIVTLHKALSLDPSRRRRSLPLPLPPPSATSLTAISHLGRRRLDCAFTLHVHSIDNLPTALDGSPLTVHFRRLSASASTRPVPPALGAAAFDEPLTQRSPVYFSRGAKNAVKYEPRAFAVAVNAAALELGRHEVDLTRLLPLSIDDLDDGGDSGFGKWTTSFRLSGVARGARLNVTFACALVPAAGEQQVAGLRRGSVARQAPTPVPARTRDVVRVLHEVLPSTRPAKALAFAGDAGLGATKAAVEPEEDGSPESKHCTSVEVKKGEGDFAHPDGDCYSAEFNVVEQGVEVAIQDLEQLKPAEPDYVAHPAENFNGEANEEGTTKPAFFGDDPAKDDDTVEVKLEEEPSDVAPETDDVGDKQAAPVQAAVLPTSALEEDGQLAEDAELEDLESLFNKFAIVEPDEFDSPTVDDKLSRRMSCMGAVDGYNSASRKSRSRSVDASSDFVASEFLEMLGIEHSPFGPTTDSDSESPREKLWKQFEKEALESGDCILGLDFEDGAEEASCDDFAEEFDLSAIIHEAELELQNAAPPIDATFTAKSLEDQEAEALMRQFGINEKSFQSSPRGTRSGFGSPIDIPPELPLELPPLADGLGPFIQTEDGGFLRSMNPALFKNAKNNCSLVMQASSPIVLPAEMGSGIMEILHGLASVGIEKLSMQANKLMPLEDVNGKMMQQLAWGACPALESAGRYDLLENHSMEALAGGVSDAPSGKKKKRRGADLSSSLGGINASEYVSLEDLAPLAMEKIEALSIEGLRIQSGMSEEEAPSNISAHPVGEISSLQGKCAENTRTLGLEGTAGLQLLDVKQSGGDVDGLMGLSITLDEWMRLDSGVVDEEEQFSDRTSKILAAHHAKSMDLLAENQNADKKSRRSGRRWGLLGNNFTVALMVQLRDPLRNYEPVGTPMLSLIQVERVFIPPKPKIYTAVSEKGNSEEYYEEPKTEEILDKALVAEEKIEEEDSVPQFKVTEVHVAGFKSEPEKTKPWGNQTQQQAGSRWLLGAGMGKGNKNPLMKSKAIAKPTKDAAGQQGDTLWSISSRVHGPETRWGELTGSKRNPNILLQKDKRFR; from the exons ATGTCCTCGCGCCGccccccgccggcggccgccgaccgcgcggcggaggcgggcgacGCGGCCCTCGCGCGCGACATCGTCACGCTCCACAAGGCCCTCTCCCTCgacccctcgcgccgccgccgctcgctcccgctcccgctcccgcccCCATCTGCCACC TCCCTGACGGCCATCTCCCACCTGGGCCGGCGCCGCCTGGACTGCGCCTTCACCCTACACGTGCACTCCATCGACAACCTCCCCACCGCCCTCGACGGCTCCCCGCTCACCGTCCACTTCCGCCGCCTCTCCGCCAGCGCCTCCACCCGCCCGGTCCCCCCAGCCCTCggcgccgccgccttcgacgAACCCCTCACGCAGCGCTCCCCGGTCTACTTCTCGCGCGGGGCCAAGAACGCGGTCAAGTACGAGCCGCGGGCCTTCGCCGTCGCCGTCAACGCCGCCGCGCTCGAGCTCGGCCGGCACGAGGTCGACCTCACCCGGCTCCTCCCGCTCTCcatcgacgacctcgacgacggcggcgactccgGGTTCGGCAAGTGGACCACCAGCTTCCGCCTCTCCGGCGTCGCGCGCGGCGCGCGCCTCAACGTCACCTTCGCGTGCGCGCTCGTGCCCGCCGCCGGGGAGCAGCAGGTGGCCGGGCTGAGGCGCGGCTCCGTGGCGCGGCAGGCGCCCACGCCCGTGCCTGCACGGACCCGGGACGTCGTCAGGGTGCTGCACGAGGTTTTGCCCAGCACCAGGCCTGCCAAAGCCTTGGCCTTTGCTGGTGACGCAGGTCTTGGTGCCACAAAGGCAGCAGTAGAACCCGAGGAGGATGGTTCGCCGGAGTCAAAGCATTGCACGTCGGTGGAGGTGAAGAAGGGGGAGGGGGACTTTGCGCACCCAGATGGCGATTGCTACAGCGCAGAGTTCAATGTGGTTGAGCAGGGAGTTGAGGTCGCCATCCAGGATCTAGAGCAGCTCAAACCTGCCGAGCCTGACTATGTGGCTCATCCTGCAGAGAATTTTAATGGGGAAGCTAATGAAGAGGGAACAACCAAGCCTGCATTTTTTGGCGACGATCCTGCTAAAGACGACGACACCGTTGAAGTGAAGCTGGAAGAGGAGCCCAGCGATGTCGCTCCTGAAACGGACGATGTGGGAGACAAGCAGGCTGCGCCTGTCCAAGCAGCCGTGCTCCCTACTTCTGCATTGGAAGAAGATGGTCAGCTGGCAGAGGATGCAGAACTGGAGGATCTGGAGTCTTTGTTCAACAAATTCGCAATCGTGGAGCCAGATGAATTTGATTCGCCCACCGTGGACGATAAGCTGTCTAGGCGAATGAGCTGCATGGGCGCGGTAGACGGTTACAATTCCGCCAGCAGGAAGAGCAGATCACGCAGCGTGGATGCTTCGTCTGATTTTGTTGCTAGCGAGTTCTTGGAAATGCTTGGGATCGAGCACAGCCCATTTGGGCCAACCACAGACAGTGATTCAGAGTCGCCGAGAGAGAAGCTTTGGAAGCAATTCGAAAAAGAAGCTCTGGAATCTGGGGACTGTATTCTAGGTTTGGATTTCGAAGATGGAGCGGAGGAAGCTAGTTGTGACGACTTTGCAGAGGAATTTGATCTCTCCGCAATCATACACGAGGCTGAACTTGAGCTGCAGAATGCAGCTCCGCCCATAGACGCCACATTTACAGCCAAGTCACTGGAAGACCAGGAAGCTGAAGCTTTGATGCGTCAGTTCGGGATAAATGAGAAGTCCTTCCAATCTTCCCCACGTGGAACTAGAAGTGGGTTTGGTAGCCCCATTGACATACCACCTGAGCTGCCCCTAGAGCTGCCGCCTTTGGCTGATGGTTTGGGCCCATTTATTCAGACAGAAGATGGAGGATTTCTGCGGTCGATGAATCCAGCTCTTTTCAAGAATGCAAAGAACAACTGTAGCCTGGTCATGCAGGCTTCTTCTCCAATCGTGCTACCAGCAGAAATGGGCTCTGGAATTATGGAGATATTGCACGGTCTAGCTTCAGTTGGAATCGAAAAGCTATCAATGCAAGCAAACAAACTTATGCCCTTGGAAGATGTGAATGGAAAAATGATGCAGCAGCTCGCCTGGGGGGCTTGTCCTGCTCTAGAGTCTGCTGGAAG ATACGACCTATTGGAGAACCATAGCATGGAAGCTTTGGCAGGAGGGGTCAGTGATGCTCCCTcgggaaaaaagaagaaaagaagaggtGCTGATCTGTCATCATCATTGGGTGGGATAAATGCTTCAGAATATGTTTCACTTGAGGACCTTGCCCCATTAGCTATGGAAAAAATTGAAGCCCTTTCTATTGAGGGTCTGAGGATACAATCTGGCATGTCTGAAGAAGAGGCACCCTCCAATATCAGTGCCCACCCTGTTGGTGAGATTTCATCTCTGCAAGGAAAATGCGCAGAGAATACACGGACCCTTGGGTTAGAAGGGACTGCAGGATTGCAGCTTCTGGATGTTAAACAAAGTGGTGGCGATGTTGATGGATTAATGGGATTATCAATCACTCTAGATGAGTGGATGAGGCTTGATTCTGGAGTGGTCGACGAAGAGGAACAGTTCAGTGACCGTACATCGAAAATACTTGCTGCCCACCATGCCAAATCAATGGACCTACTTGCTGAAAACCAGAATGCGGACAAAAAAAGCAGAAGATCTGGTAGAAGATGGGGTTTGTTGGGGAACAACTTCACAGTTGCTCTTATGGTTCAGTTGCGTGACCCGCTACGTAACTATGAGCCAGTTGGCACACCGATGCTTTCTCTGATTCAAGTGGAGAGGGTTTTTATCCCTCCAAAGCCCAAGATATACACCGCTGTTTCGGAGAAAGGCAACAGCGAGGAATATTATGAGGAGCCCAAGACTGAGGAGATTCTAGATAAAGCATTGGTTGCTGAAGAAAAGATTGAGGAGGAAGATTCTGTACCTCAGTTTAAAGTCACAGAAGTGCATGTAGCTGGCTTTAAGAGTGAGCCTGAGAAGACAAAACCATGGGGTAATCAAACACAGCAGCAAGCTGGCTCAAGATGGCTGCTAGGAGCTGGCATGGGTAAAGGAAACAAGAATCCTCTGATGAAATCCAAAGCTATTGCAAAGCCAACGAAAGATGCGGCTGGCCAGCAAGGAGACACCCTCTGGAGCATTTCTTCACGCGTTCATGGACCAGAGACGAGATGGGGTGAGCTAACAGGATCTAAGAGGAACCCAAATATCCTCCTCCAAAAGGATAAGAGATTTCGGTGA